GACACATTAGTTCtgggttgacaatttttaggATCCGAGAGCTAACTGAAGGAAGGAGCAACAAGGAGTTTTCAACTGGGACTAATGTGAgataaaatagataaagaagATAAAGAAGATAAAACAATTTTACAGCCCCCTAGCTTAATGCttttgcaaataacatatcAAGTTCCACAGTTTTTGTAGAATTAAAAAGTTGAATGCATTCCCAAGCAACTAAGCTCAGTGAATTAAGCAGGTGAAACTTCCATCTGCTATAAAGAAATGTCTAGCAATTCTCACACAGAAAACACATAGACAAACAGAAGAACCAGCAAACAACCTGTGGTATATATCAATGTCAAATGAAGACCAACTTTTAGTCTTTTACACTGTTAAGATCtaaatggaaaattctaaagCCAAAAGAGCTCCTGTTTTAGCTGTCATAATACATATATACTGCAATTGAAAAGGAACAGATATTTGTGATGGAAGGGCTGACCCCAAGGTATCAATTTTAAACTATGattttttataagagaaaagaaaaatgaaaaaggaaaattcCAGCCTCCAGGGGCAAAGATCATAAGATCTTCGGCAAGAATTTCTCTCTTCCCCCTCTGATTAAATATTCCTAACTCAACCTCATGCAGGCCTCCAATGTGCATTCTTCTGCCACTTTTGTTTCAACTGATCTCAAGTATTGAAATGCAGGATATGACATGAAACCAGAGCAATGGTGAACTAAATTACAGTCTACCTCTGTTCAAAAGATGCAGCCAGCTGATTTACAGTGTAGTATGCCACGAAATTCAAGTTAAAGAGAACAAGAACAAATCAGATCCATAGGATAAATtaagcgaaaaaaaaaacatggtgaATCGGTGTCGGTGATACACTGATACTTAGTGGTCATATTTTTTCCAACCGAAACAgggaagaaaaatcaaattaatagacAACCTAGTGAACccacaatattttcttttaaagtttaaacacCATTCGGTTAGAGCTTCTTCAACCAACCAATCAAACCTAAATCTCAAAAGGAAACCAAACCAAAACACCCATACCTTGAGGAGGAACTGAAAAGTTTGGCGTAGAAAGAACCAAAGAGGGGGAAAAGGCCGGATGGTTGGTAGTCGCGCCGGTCGGGCGTGCGGAGTGCGGTGGGCGGGCGGGCGGGAGACAGGCTACTAGGCTAGGGTTCCACCGTTTCGAACTTTCGGCCCTTTCTCTGTTTCTCACTTCTCGAATCTCACTTCTTACTTCTCAGAAGTCAGAAATCAGAATATCAGAGATTCATATTAGTCGGGTTAGTCGGGTTAGCGTGTTAGACTGTTAGTGTTAGAGTtagactagttttttttttttttttttttttttttttttttttcaaacttaaccgggttgacccgattattaCCTGAACCTGATtacagtaaaccctaaccctatttttCCGTGTCGtattcgtgtcgggttcgcgggtcgtgtcaaaaattgctaacCCTAGAAGAAGGGTCAATTAAGTTCAGCATTAAAAGGGGCGAGAATTCATGAATGAAGAGCATGTGGCCTATTTTCAGACCATACTGATGAGGGCATTCGAGCTTTACAAGATGTTGTCCACCAACGTCCTTCATTCCAGAACATTATGGGAAGGAAGAACGTGGAGTTGAATGCTAActgggagaaaaaaaaacttctggATGATCACATGTAACAATCAGCTACACTagtacaattaatatatatatattttttaaaaaaatttcactgtGCTAATTTACTAGCGCCAAGGGCTATGTAAGcaaaatcattttaattttttttttcctagctaaaagattattattttaaaaaaaaaaaataaaaaaaaaaaaaaaattcactacccTTTCGTCCTTCCTTGAGACAAATGGCTTTCCAAGTACCTCTAGATTCTTAATCAAATTAAagatgtggaaaaaaaaaaaaagtcatcacAATGGTTTTCAAACATTAATATGGCAACAAACAAAGAACTACCATATAAAGTCGATGACGATTACAGTTAGCATAAAAATAAGGGTAAAATtgttatttcatattttttttttacacttttgcCCTTTCACTTAAACTGACAGAACTAAAGAGAATTCAAATGCATGAAAAGTACTATGGGTGTACAGTACATCGATGAATGTGACCTTGATGAGCGAATTAACAGTCCCCAAAAGTACCACTAGTGTCTCAAAGAATCCATGTGATGTTAGGCAAGCATTGGGAAATGAGTTCAAATTTAGCAATGGAAATCActtattttttagggaaaactgCAATCTACCCCCTTAATGTTTACACCAATTTGTAATTTtggtaccaatgtttagattgcttcaattgcacccaagaaagttgcaaaaattttcaatccacCTCCTTCCGTCTaattgctccgtctgatgagacgAAAATGCACCCATCCGCACGGCACGTAAGTTTTTTGGGCCAAACTtgacgaaaataccctcatCTCCTTCAACGAATTTTCGCAAAAATTGAGGTTCCGATGGTCACCCAATTTGAGACTTTATTGGAGGAACCAGAGGGAGAGGGTTTGGGGACTCGGTGACGGAAAGGATGAGAGTGATGATGGCTCTGAAGCCGTAGGATTGTGGCTCGTCTAGCTCCTGCGTGAGCGAACGGTGGAGATCGAAGCTGGCTCGGGCGAGGGTCGAGAGGGGTTGATCGTAGAGGACCCGAGCAGGACCAGGGGTCGCCGGCAAAACCCAGAGCGATTTCCGGCAAGACAAAGCTGGGTTTTCCGATAGGTCAACGGTGGACTGTCGAAGAGCACGGATTTCGGCCATTTTAGTAGGATTTTTCTGGTGGATTTTGGTAGAATTCCTTAATGTGATTAAACCTTGGGAATTGCTTGATTTTTGACCAATTATATGCTTGATTTTTGAAGATGGATATTTATGGGTTGTCGTTTGTTCTTGGCCGTGTACCTCTGTTTTCCAGCCAGTGACGTGTGTGTGTACTGATGGCCGAACGGTGgtgtttgtttgtgtgtgtgtgttgatgGTCGAATGGTGGTGGTGTTTGATGGATTGattatgagtgttttatggGTTTGATCAGTAAAGAGTGTTTGGCTTGTGTAGCCGATCCTTTGATTTGGCCCAGTCGAGCTCAAGGAACCCATCGGCGACCAACACCTTCGAGAAAATTTGTTGAAGGAGATGACCAAAACGCGGTGTTTTGATGAGGGCATTTTCGTCAAGTTTGGCCCAAAAAACTCACGTGCCGCGCTCGTGGGTGCATTTCCGTCTCATCAAACGGAGCAATTGGACAAaagggggtggattgcaaatttttgcaactttcttgggtgcaattaaagcaatctaaacattggtaccaGAATTGCAAATTGATGTAAACATTAGGGGGGTAGATTACAGttttccctattttttattagtGTTAGTCATCTGATGTCCTGGTGGGGTTGAGTCAGACTATGACTCAATTGGTCTTGAGGGGGTGCCTGCGGTTCTTCACCGTCTAGGCCCATCCCGAACAATATAATTTCTAGCGAATAGGTGTGCTACTGTAGTAATGTCCAAGTAGAGTAGGTCACAGTTGGTAGCCTCCTCctgaagaagaataaaaaaaaaaaaaaaaaaaaagaaaaaaaaaaaaaaaagaaaaaagaaaaaaagaaaaagaagcagcCCCCAAAAGTCCCTTACCATAAAAAGTTGGGTCGGCCAATTTGTTACTACGTCCAAAATTTTGATTTATGATCATGAACTGAATTTGCAGTAAAAGTATACTTAAACGTGCTATTTGACTGTGGTGGCTGAGCTGATCCACCGTTGGAAGGATAGTTTTAAGATGAACTGAAAGCTTACAATGAAATATAttaatagaaagaaaataataataaagagccAATGCAAACATAATGACAATCTTTGACAACTCCACTGGACATTTCATATCAAAATGAATTGGATGGCTGGCTGGGAAAACAATTATATATGgtaatcttttttattatttatttttatgtaagtTATGAAAAGACaatgtaaaataaaatgtatatataaaacCAAGAACGTACCACTTACCTGATTTTCCTTGTCGAAATTAATTTTAGAGATATATTTGtcagtttcattttttaaaagaaaatgttaattATCAGAACTCCAAGGGATAGCATTGACCCACTTGCAAGGATCGGACCTCATCTTATGATCAAGTAAGGGACGTGAATAATTAGATTCTCCGCACTGTACCTCTTACGACTTCTGATAAAAAAATGTCACATATCCTAGGATTTTTTTGATTAGTTTAAGGTTCTTTGgatatttaaaaatgtatataaattgGGTTGCATGAAGTTGGCTGTGCTAAACGTGACACAATTTTCTTTGTGATAGTTCTTCATGGAGGAAAGCAAGAAGAATTCCTTCATCTTAGATAGAGTTGACTACAAGGGTGACCCTGCCGATAGGAACACAACGGGTGGTTGGGTGCCTGCGGCTCTAATCGTAGGTGAATCccgaaaatttatttttcctgtgattaaatttctttatgtacttttctgttttttggatgaattgttTATCTACTTTTCATATAATGCATATACTCAATTGCAAACCGAAGATCAATGATGAAGCAGGTACAAGTCCAATAGTACTGGATCTTTTTTCtaggaggggaggggagggggaaggCAAGCTTGAGAaattataagtatatatatatttacggTGGTTCTTTCAGTTTCTAAAGTGTTTGTTTGGGGGTTTATACAAATGGGAGACTTTGCTGGATCTCAATTGCAAATtcgaaaaaataattaaggaaCATAATATAGCCTTAATTGGAGTAATTTTATATGTCATATAAATATCCATCAAataataatgtgacttttaaaatcatcatttgatcaatcacatgcccaatattgattttaaaagccacctcatacttgttttcatttctggacatttatatgacatgtagaattactccctTAATTGTTTCCATTTCTGTCATACTTTacaagtaattttaaatgtacaTTAATTGTTCATTAAGTATCCATACAAAAttaaggtggcttttaaaatcacaattgagtgtatgattgatcaaattgtgattttaaaagctatctcatttttttttatggacatttGATAGACAGTTAATACACATTTATAATTACTCATACTTTACATATGATAAATAATTACTCATACTTTACATATGATAAATAAAGAGTTTAACAAGCCGGAGTAcatataaagattaaaaaaaaaaaagaaaaaaaaagaaaaaaaaaagaaaggaacaaaagaaaaaagaaaattgaatagAAGTAGCCTATGGCTAATTGGtagtgtttgaaaaaaaatgggtgATTAGTGTTTTCTTGGTACGATTTACATTTGAGAAAatatctttttataaaatacacctgcttattttgaaaaaagaaaaatacatgtAGATTTGGCtttttacttaaattttaaaaagatcaTTGAAAAAGAATGGTTGTATGGCCACTCAATGGAGGAGAGGGATGGTTGTGTGCCCACCCCGATCTAGTTTGGGTGGCCACATGGCTActtgaataattattcttttattataataataataagttggCTCCCATCATACAATAGTTAAGCACATGTTTTGTCAAAGTATTACTACAAGAAAGCGTGAAAAGATTTGTAAAATGTTtaatttgtgttttgaaaagatatatatatatatatatttgagttgTTTCTTAACGTATTTGAAAAAATGTGTGTTTTTcaaactgaaaacaaaaaacattatgAAAATATACTAGTAAACatagtctttatttattttgatgtattatataattaaacctTGAGCGACCGGatcgagtaattctacatgtcatataaatgttaattaagtgtccatcaaatattgaagtggcttttaaaatcactatttgatcaatCTCAtgtctaatagtgattttaaaagccacatcattatttAATGAACACTTGATgaacatttatatgacatgtagaattactcgaaCGACCAGCCTCCTCTATATATCCTGTGCTTACAGCTTTTCATgaactttataattttttatcttttattttttatgaaagaaacctttataaaaccaaacaccaaaacagtatcccaccaataggaacaattaaGCCACTCACTGGCAAAGGGGAACAAAAACAACACACAAGCCCAAGCTCAAAACTCAAACTGCACAAAGGGCAAATACACGCCCAAGCAAGCCTAAAAGGCACCAAACAACAAAGGCCAATCAAAGAATACAGCTGCAGAAATTTTGCAGGAAAGAATAGAGAAATGGTTAGAATTTTtcgtatataaaaaaaaaaggatagaatTTTTGACGCATTAATTTACTATTTATTTGTAAGAAGAAAGCGACAAAGCCGCAGTTGATCATTTTCCTTTCAGACACATCCTTAATTAGTTAAATTCTATAACttaatttcctatatatatatatatatatattgattacgAGTTTGTGCACTaatttaatttaagtttggTGGGACATCATTTTGTGTAGTTATTGAAGTAAGCGAGAGACTGTCAACAATGGGAATAATTGTGAACCTTGTGACGTATCTGTATGGCACAATGCATCAGTCTAGTACAACCTCCTCAACTATCACATCAAATGTAGCAGGTACATCATTTCTTCTGTGTTTGCTTGGAGGGATTCTCGCCGATTCTTTCCTTGGCCGATATTGGACAATCGCCATTTTCTCTGTAATTCATGCACTGGTGGGTAATATTCCTCCAGAATATATATCAGTCAATTACTGCGTCGTTTTATTTGATAATCATACTAAGATTGGCAGCTGGAATTGATGACTAGGGGACATGCATGCTGGCCATATCGGCAGCACTGCCAGAGCTACGCCCTCCTGCTTGCAACCATGATTTTCCTTTCAAATGTGAAGAGCCCAGCAGCTTCCAAATGGGCATTTTGTATACTGCTCTCTACTCAATGGCTCTAGGAGTCGGTGGAATAAAGTCTAGTGTTTCAGGGTTTGGAACAGACCAGTTTGATCAAAACGATGAGAAAGAATTGGCTGAAATGGCCCATTTCTTCAACAGGTTTTACCTCATCATCAGCTTCGGAACCCTACTAGCCGTTACCGTGCTTGTTTATGTACAAGACCAAGTGGGACGGAGCTGGGGATATGGGATTTGCTCGGCCTCCATGTTTCTCTCAATATTTGCCTTCCTTATCGGGACTAAAAGATATAGGTACAGGGAGTGTACCGGAAGCCCTATCATTCAAATTCTACAAGTTATTGTGGCTGCTATAAGGAAAAGGAAGGCCGAGTTTCCACCTGATCTTAGCTTCTTGTATGAGAAAGCTTCTGATAACGAATCAACGATCTCTCATACAAATAAATATTGGTATGCTGACTATATATGCGTATTGattgaaattttgacaatattgTTAAGGTTCGAAATTAGTAGacatcatattaaattattacttatttaaaaaatttaagttgataaaaataaattaatttaatcatttaatttatattttaacattttaatgACAGTTGTTTAGACAAGGGAGCAATCATAACCGGCATGGATCGCGGACCTGACGGGTTAACGATTTCCAATCCATGGGGACTTTGTACAGTCACCAAGGTGGAAGAAGTAAAAATGTTGATAAAAATATTGCCAATAATGGTTGCAACGATAATCTTTTGGACAATACGTGCACAGCTGCTGAGCTTCTCAGTGCAACAAGCTGCCACCATGGAGAGATCGATCGGAAATTTCCCAATCCCACCAGCTTCATTCAACGGCTTCTTCGTTGGATCCACAATTATCACTCTCATCATATATGACCGCATACTGCCTTTCTGGAGACAATCAGCCAAAGGGGTTCACGGTAcgagaaaatttttaaaacactcttctaattaaaaaatgaaaagaacaaCTTATATAGGCAAATTGATATTTATTGACAAAGAAAATGGCATATTGTTGGGTGTATTGAAAACTTTTTCAGTCTTTAATTTGCATGCATGACgtgtgtttatgttttagtaTAATTTCCTGACAAAGGTTTATTTCAAATTAAGTTAGAGGATGCTAGCGATTACATTGACATTAATTTGTTCTTAGAACATTTGAGAATTACATGCTTAGTTAAtcatattaaaaatgcatgtgaaaatcacatgctttaaggAAAAATTTTAGTTTGATTGAGGTAATTTTTTCCAGctcaatttaaaggaaaaatttgTTATGAAATCAATTTGTGAACTTGTTTATGTATATGTTTAAAAGATTAGTAGGATCAAGTCTGATTAATACATGCATGCTTTTTAATCATATACTATACCCTACACCCCATATTATTTCCATTGTGTGGTGGAAAAGTTAAATTAATATTGAAAAACGGAAAATTTGAAGATTTGGTGTAAAGTAAATTGTTTTCCATTTTCAGGTTTCacaaatttgcaaaaaataggGATAGCCATATTCTTAAGCATTTTAGGAATGGCAGCTGCATCATTTGCGGAAATGAAACGATTAGATGTTGTTAGAGCCAATAGAGGTAGCACCTCGAGTACTCTACCAATAACTGCCTTCTACTTGCTTCCACAATTCGTCTTGGTTGGTATCGGGGACGGGTTTATGTACACTGGTCAGCTTGATTTCTTCATAACCGAGTCACCCAAAGGGATGAAAGCAATCAGCACCGGCCTGTTCCTCACAACCAACGCCCTTGGTTTCTTTGGAAGTAGCATTTTGGTCACAATCATAAAGAATGTCACAGGGGAAAAAGTTGGGCATGGTTGGCTACTCTCCAGGTTAAATGATAGCAGATTGGATTGTTTCTATGCACTGCTGGCTGTGTTAGGGTGTATCGATTTGGCATTTTATCTGGTTTTGGCATCATGGTATAAGCCAAATCCTGTTGAAGATGCTCATCTGAAGATAAATGGTAAAGAAAAAGTGTGATAGTCAATAGTTATATTATTTGTTCATACTCATCTTGTACATATATTGTACATACACTCACAATGAGTGTGGGACCCATATATGTGAAATCCATGTAGGATAGGTCTTACATGCATGGTCCTACATCCATTTTGAGTTTGTGTACGATGTGTGTATAAAATATgtatgtacaaatatcattttataATAGTCAAACCAACGTTATTTTCCTTTTTGCCCGTGAAAGTGAAAAGTATTTCATTTCCTGGGTACATTCCCCGGCCATATATGTTTGTAACACATATATTTCTGTTGTGGAACAACTACTAGCTTGTTCAATAAGAGGAACTGCATCTGTTTTCTTTAATGATCTCTATTTCTTAGAAGTTCACATTAATTAGGTGGAGGGATCGAGGGATAGTGGAAGGAGGTAAAAGTGAGGCGAGTGCACCTCCCCATCACCCTCGTGTTATTTGGTTGGTtgtgttagttttatttattggttACATTCAATTACCGTTGTAATCGAGCTGAATAGGGCCGAGCTTTGAATTTTCGGGTTTGATGCATTTATGAAGGCCCCTAATTGAGTTATGCTCGAGCTCAAGCCAGGCTAAGAAATGCTTGTCCGAGCTCGGCTCGCTAGGAGCTTAACCTaactcgagctcaagctcgttGAAAACGATTAGTAGAGTTGAGCTGAGTACTCGACAAGCTCGACTCAACTCAAGCTCAAAGCATTCCACAGCGTGTAGCCTCAAGATTGAAGCCAACAATGTTCTCGATAAGGTGCACATACTAGACACGCGACGCCAGCTCCAAACGGCCGGACCTCCTCCTTAGcatctccttctttttctttttcctcgccACCGGAagctctctctcattttctcagtctgcatctctctctctctctctggcatgaagaagaaagaagatcgAGGATAGAAGAAGTTTGTAGAAGAGAGAAgaggtggaagaagaaaagcatGCAGTAGCGTGCTAATTAAGGAGGAGATGTGTGAAGCAATATGTGGAGCTCCCTCAGTTTGAGAAGTGCCAAGGTGAATCAAAGAACTGAAAGAAGATTCTTACGATCCTAACACAACATGTTGATGGACTAATTGTCTGTTTTGAGTATATTGTCCCGGTGGTAAAACCTAGTAAGTACACCATAGGATAAGTAGATATGTCGAGCACCAATGGGCTGAGACCTTACCAATGAGATCCTAATATACCATCGATAGAGTAGGTGAAAAATGAGTTTGACTAGTCCCACAGGAATGCTCTTAGTTACCGTCAGACTTTTCTCAAAAACAAGATGGGAGGTGTATTGGGTGTGTGACGTTTTCAAATCTGAAAGTTTGAAGGACAATTTTAGTTGAAATACAAATTCATCATCGCCGTTTAGTTGGATGAAGAGAAACAACACATAATTTTGTAAAACTACTATTACCAAACatatattttgaattatattGAATTTAATTCACACACCTAAACatgttttctcaatttttttttttttaaaatcgttcaacgtaattttttttttcgatattcgtaatttgaaaaacaatacaaaaaaaataaaatcgtaTACTCAAACGAGTCCGTCGAAAGGCTTGGACCAAGTGTTGGTTCAGTAGACTTTACAAACAATGCATTTTAGTCTTAAACTCGGTCAGTGTTGAGTCAAATATTTAACAGGCTAGCGGTACTGTGGTAGCAAGAAAATGCGAAGGAAAAAGCTTGGTGCACAGTTGTGCACAACCTGTTGTGCAAGTATCAAGCCCCAAATGCAAAACTCCATTCATGAATTCTTGCCCCTTTTGATGCTGTACTTAATTCACCCTTTTTCTTCCCATTTCGACTCAGACAACCTAGGCTTATAAcagttaaatttttttggataaaaaatttcctacaaattagtttgtaagaaatttcttacaacccaTATATCAGATTGACATGTTcattggcatgtgagaaatgcatgttatttaaatagcatatgcttcttacatacttttttaatagcattaataaaaaaacatgtacttctcatatgtttaaaggacacatgtcatttttatatgtaggttgtaggaaatttcatacaaaccagtttataaaaaaattttgtccaattttttgtttgtggttgGGTGAAGCATTGTGTTGGTTTTCTACAAAGCAAATGTTAGCGTTGCAAGTTAGTGCTTGTAAAAGATCAcgtgtatttttcttttggccGGCGTTTTATGTAGATTTGTTGGCGGCCTAAGGCCCTAAAGCCGCCGATAAATCGATCTGCTTTTTATTTGTAGTGATAGTTAACTATTTAGGCTAAAACTTCCGTTTCTCTTTTGAATTCGCttctataaataaatttcattcaTGTAAACTTATTTTCTATTGTTATCAGgtattatagtgaatttatATTTGAAATCCTTTAAAATGGGAAGTCTAAATTCGAACAAAAAGGTGAGAAGAGTTTAGAAGCGTTATGTTCTAAAATTTCCCATGCATTTGTTGCTATCAAGAATAATGAGAACATGATTTTCAGCATCAGAGCAACCTAACAAGCTGGATTGCTAAAAAAACTCTTAAACCAACCTAAATTGGAAAACATAACATTTGTTCTATTGGGGTTGCGTGCcgttctaatatatatatattaaccaaTCACTTTAAGAGTATATATTTACCTTCCATTCGTTCGTTTCAAATGAGTCATAGATCAAAGACTATTGTTCTCGACAAAGATGAGTAGGAACAGTGGCCCTCGCCTTGGCGCTTGCATCGGCCACCGCAGCCGGATCTTCGACATTAATGTCTTTGAAATGAGGCTTGTATATATTCAAGTGCAGGTTGGAGCGAGTCCTTGAATAGCCTCTACTTAGACCAAAATCTAAGCCTTCCACGTGTGCTATATTATTATCATCCAACCTGAAGTAACTCTGGGACATAGTAATTACGCAAATAATAATGGTTAAAACTTTGTGATATTATTTCTAACAATTGGCATAATACACATAAACAATGGTCTACACTTTGTACCTTCAcatggttttttaatatttgcaCCATCTCACTTGGGACCTCAGTCCAAGAATCATGATGCAACTTGCAATGATCGCTGAGGACCTCACCAATCAACCTCGAGAAAAAACGAGCATTATCGCCTACAGGATATCGCTCCCTACCCTGG
The Alnus glutinosa chromosome 14, dhAlnGlut1.1, whole genome shotgun sequence genome window above contains:
- the LOC133856507 gene encoding protein NRT1/ PTR FAMILY 6.2-like isoform X1, translated to MEESKKNSFILDRVDYKGDPADRNTTGGWVPAALIVVIEVSERLSTMGIIVNLVTYLYGTMHQSSTTSSTITSNVAGTSFLLCLLGGILADSFLGRYWTIAIFSVIHALGTCMLAISAALPELRPPACNHDFPFKCEEPSSFQMGILYTALYSMALGVGGIKSSVSGFGTDQFDQNDEKELAEMAHFFNRFYLIISFGTLLAVTVLVYVQDQVGRSWGYGICSASMFLSIFAFLIGTKRYRYRECTGSPIIQILQVIVAAIRKRKAEFPPDLSFLYEKASDNESTISHTNKYCCLDKGAIITGMDRGPDGLTISNPWGLCTVTKVEEVKMLIKILPIMVATIIFWTIRAQLLSFSVQQAATMERSIGNFPIPPASFNGFFVGSTIITLIIYDRILPFWRQSAKGVHGFTNLQKIGIAIFLSILGMAAASFAEMKRLDVVRANRGSTSSTLPITAFYLLPQFVLVGIGDGFMYTGQLDFFITESPKGMKAISTGLFLTTNALGFFGSSILVTIIKNVTGEKVGHGWLLSRLNDSRLDCFYALLAVLGCIDLAFYLVLASWYKPNPVEDAHLKINGKEKV
- the LOC133856507 gene encoding protein NRT1/ PTR FAMILY 6.2-like isoform X2 yields the protein MGIIVNLVTYLYGTMHQSSTTSSTITSNVAGTSFLLCLLGGILADSFLGRYWTIAIFSVIHALGTCMLAISAALPELRPPACNHDFPFKCEEPSSFQMGILYTALYSMALGVGGIKSSVSGFGTDQFDQNDEKELAEMAHFFNRFYLIISFGTLLAVTVLVYVQDQVGRSWGYGICSASMFLSIFAFLIGTKRYRYRECTGSPIIQILQVIVAAIRKRKAEFPPDLSFLYEKASDNESTISHTNKYCCLDKGAIITGMDRGPDGLTISNPWGLCTVTKVEEVKMLIKILPIMVATIIFWTIRAQLLSFSVQQAATMERSIGNFPIPPASFNGFFVGSTIITLIIYDRILPFWRQSAKGVHGFTNLQKIGIAIFLSILGMAAASFAEMKRLDVVRANRGSTSSTLPITAFYLLPQFVLVGIGDGFMYTGQLDFFITESPKGMKAISTGLFLTTNALGFFGSSILVTIIKNVTGEKVGHGWLLSRLNDSRLDCFYALLAVLGCIDLAFYLVLASWYKPNPVEDAHLKINGKEKV